From a single Staphylococcus epidermidis genomic region:
- the nadE gene encoding ammonia-dependent NAD(+) synthetase, which translates to MSRLQDVVVNEMKVKKQIDSVEEIQEIKQFIKAYVKSHSFIQTLVLGISGGQDSTLTGKLAQLAVNELKEEGRNCKFIAVKLPYGVQQDAHEVEDALEFINPDTTYTVNIKPAVDQSVQSLSEAGIKLTDFQKGNEKARERMKVQFSIASNTQGIVLGTDHSAENITGFYTKYGDGAADIAPIFGLNKRQGKQLLAYLGAPKHLYEKVPTADLEDDKPQLPDEEALGVSYHDIDDYLEGKEIPATARETIEKHYVRNAHKRELAYTRYSWPKYNK; encoded by the coding sequence ATGAGTAGATTGCAAGATGTTGTGGTTAATGAAATGAAAGTAAAAAAACAAATTGACAGTGTAGAGGAAATCCAGGAAATTAAGCAATTTATTAAAGCGTATGTAAAATCACATTCATTTATACAAACTCTTGTTCTTGGAATATCAGGTGGTCAAGACTCTACTCTAACAGGTAAGTTAGCACAATTAGCAGTAAATGAATTGAAAGAAGAGGGACGTAACTGTAAATTTATAGCAGTGAAATTACCTTATGGTGTGCAACAAGACGCTCATGAAGTAGAAGATGCACTTGAGTTTATTAATCCTGACACAACATATACAGTTAATATTAAACCAGCAGTTGATCAGAGTGTTCAATCACTTAGTGAAGCAGGCATCAAACTTACTGATTTTCAAAAGGGTAATGAAAAAGCACGTGAACGAATGAAAGTTCAATTTTCAATTGCTTCTAATACTCAAGGTATAGTTTTAGGAACTGATCACTCTGCCGAAAATATTACAGGATTTTACACTAAATATGGAGATGGTGCTGCGGACATTGCGCCTATCTTTGGGTTAAATAAAAGACAAGGTAAACAATTACTAGCTTATCTAGGAGCACCTAAACACCTTTATGAAAAAGTGCCAACAGCTGATTTAGAAGATGATAAACCTCAGTTACCAGACGAGGAAGCACTAGGCGTATCTTATCATGATATTGATGATTATTTAGAAGGTAAAGAAATTCCTGCAACTGCTCGTGAAACAATCGAAAAACATTATGTTAGAAATGCACATAAGCGTGAACTTGCTTATACACGATATTCATGGCCTAAATATAACAAATGA
- the purB gene encoding adenylosuccinate lyase produces MIERYSRDEMSSIWTDQNRYEAWLEVEILACEAWSELGYIPKEDVKKIRENAKVNVERAKEIEQETRHDVVAFTRQVSETLGDERKWVHYGLTSTDVVDTALSYVIKQANEILEKDLERFIDVLAAKAKKYQYTLMMGRTHGVHAEPTTFGVKMALWYTEMKRNLKRFKEVRKEIEVGKMSGAVGTFANIPPEIEAYVCEHLGIDTAAISTQTLQRDRHAYYIATLALIATSMEKFAVEIRNLQKTETREVEEAFAKGQKGSSAMPHKRNPIGSENITGISRVIRGYITTAYENIPLWHERDISHSSAERIMLPDVTIALDYALNRFTNIVDRLTVYEDNMRNNIDKTYGLIFSQRVLLALINKGMVREEAYDKVQPKAMESWETKTPFRELIEQDSSITDVLSSEELDDCFDPKHHLNQVDTIFARAGLS; encoded by the coding sequence ATGATAGAACGTTATTCAAGAGATGAAATGTCTAGTATTTGGACGGATCAAAATCGCTATGAAGCATGGTTAGAAGTAGAGATTCTAGCGTGTGAAGCATGGAGTGAGTTAGGTTATATTCCTAAAGAAGATGTAAAAAAAATTCGTGAAAATGCCAAAGTAAATGTTGAACGCGCTAAAGAAATTGAACAAGAAACACGACACGATGTAGTTGCATTTACACGCCAAGTTTCTGAAACTTTAGGTGATGAACGTAAGTGGGTACATTATGGATTAACTTCCACTGATGTAGTTGACACTGCCTTAAGTTATGTAATTAAACAGGCAAACGAAATCCTTGAAAAAGATTTAGAAAGATTTATAGATGTATTAGCTGCCAAAGCTAAAAAATATCAATATACATTGATGATGGGGCGTACACATGGAGTTCATGCTGAGCCTACAACTTTTGGCGTAAAAATGGCTCTTTGGTATACTGAAATGAAACGTAATCTTAAGCGTTTTAAAGAAGTGCGTAAAGAAATAGAAGTAGGGAAAATGAGTGGAGCAGTAGGAACATTTGCCAATATTCCACCCGAAATTGAGGCTTACGTATGTGAACATTTAGGAATAGACACTGCAGCTATTTCTACTCAAACATTACAAAGAGATCGTCATGCTTATTACATTGCTACATTAGCACTAATTGCTACATCAATGGAAAAATTTGCAGTAGAAATTCGTAATTTACAAAAAACTGAAACTAGAGAAGTCGAAGAGGCATTTGCAAAAGGACAAAAAGGATCATCAGCAATGCCACATAAAAGAAATCCAATCGGTTCTGAAAATATTACAGGTATATCTCGTGTGATTCGAGGATATATTACTACTGCATACGAGAATATACCTTTATGGCATGAAAGAGATATCTCTCATTCTTCTGCAGAACGTATCATGTTACCAGATGTTACAATTGCTCTAGATTATGCACTTAATCGATTTACGAATATTGTTGATCGACTAACAGTTTATGAAGATAATATGAGAAATAATATTGATAAAACGTATGGTTTAATCTTCTCACAACGCGTACTACTAGCATTAATTAATAAAGGCATGGTACGTGAAGAAGCTTATGATAAAGTTCAACCTAAAGCAATGGAATCTTGGGAAACAAAAACACCATTTAGAGAGCTAATTGAACAAGATTCATCTATAACTGACGTTCTATCAAGTGAAGAATTAGATGATTGCTTCGATCCTAAGCATCATCTTAATCAGGTCGACACTATATTCGCGCGTGCTGGTTTATCTTAA
- a CDS encoding DUF2179 domain-containing protein, producing MSAIAQNPWLMVLAIFIINVCYVTFLTMRTILTLKGYRYVAAVVSFMEVLVYVVGLGLVMSSLDQIQNIFAYALGFSVGIIVGMKIEEKLALGYTVVNVTSSEYELDLPNELRNLGYGVTHYEAFGRDGSRMVMQILTPRKYELKLMDTVKNLDPKAFIIAYEPRNIHGGFWVKGVRKRKLKAYEPEQLEVVVDHEEIVGGSSNEQKV from the coding sequence ATGTCAGCAATTGCTCAAAATCCATGGTTAATGGTCTTAGCAATTTTTATAATTAATGTATGTTATGTCACATTTTTAACAATGAGAACGATATTGACTTTGAAAGGTTATCGTTATGTTGCAGCAGTAGTTAGTTTTATGGAAGTCTTAGTTTATGTTGTTGGTTTAGGGTTAGTAATGTCTAGCCTAGACCAAATCCAAAATATTTTTGCTTATGCATTAGGATTCTCAGTCGGTATTATAGTAGGAATGAAAATCGAGGAAAAACTTGCGTTAGGTTATACAGTTGTCAATGTTACTTCATCGGAATATGAGTTAGATTTACCAAATGAATTAAGAAATTTAGGGTATGGTGTAACCCACTACGAAGCATTTGGTAGAGATGGAAGTCGAATGGTAATGCAAATATTAACACCAAGAAAATATGAATTAAAGTTAATGGATACTGTCAAGAACTTAGATCCCAAGGCATTTATTATAGCGTATGAACCAAGAAATATTCACGGAGGATTCTGGGTTAAGGGTGTACGTAAACGTAAACTGAAAGCTTATGAACCAGAACAACTGGAAGTTGTAGTAGATCACGAAGAAATAGTAGGTGGTAGCTCAAATGAGCAAAAAGTTTAG
- a CDS encoding NETI motif-containing protein: MSKKFRVEDKETIADCLDRMKKEGFMPIRRIEKPVYKENKDGSIEILKQDIIFVGALIQ; encoded by the coding sequence ATGAGCAAAAAGTTTAGAGTTGAAGATAAAGAAACAATTGCAGATTGTCTCGACAGAATGAAAAAAGAAGGGTTTATGCCAATACGTCGTATTGAGAAACCAGTTTATAAAGAGAATAAAGATGGCAGTATAGAGATTTTAAAACAGGATATTATATTTGTAGGTGCTTTAATCCAATAA